In Mycetocola zhujimingii, one DNA window encodes the following:
- a CDS encoding FAD-dependent oxidoreductase, whose amino-acid sequence MPSPRTLDKLPVAIIGAGPVGLAAAAQLLERGIDVVVFEAGETAGSAVAAWGHTRLFSPWEYLVDEAAGRLLDKTEWHAPAAKKLPFGRELVEDYLLPLAATPELAPRIRYQSTVTDVSRQGMDRTRSAGRSSTPFLLRIRTGDATTEQLARAVIDTSGTYSSPNGLTASGLAPAGIDGIREHLSSALPDVLGVDRDRFAGRHTLVVGAGHSAANTLLKLATLAKEESATTISWAIRGRSPVRAYGSENDELEARGQLGSSVHELVRQGRVTLIDQFEIDDLEPAADQRVAVVGRRQGEKTRVEVDRVVNATGFRPNLEMLREIRLSLDEIVEAPRALAPLIDPNMHSCGTVYPHGVIELAHPEPNFYIAGMKSYGRAPTFLLVTGYEQVRSIADELAGNHGAARRVQLVLPETGVCGPSSSAGGCGPDAEAPASSCGSAVEAEPSASCCAPEVEAEASASCCAPEAEVEVEAEPSASSCCS is encoded by the coding sequence ATGCCCTCACCACGGACGCTCGACAAGCTGCCCGTCGCCATCATCGGCGCCGGACCGGTCGGCCTCGCCGCCGCCGCACAGCTGCTCGAACGCGGAATCGACGTCGTTGTCTTCGAAGCGGGGGAGACCGCTGGCAGTGCTGTGGCAGCGTGGGGTCACACCCGGCTGTTCTCGCCGTGGGAGTATCTCGTCGACGAGGCTGCCGGTCGACTCCTCGACAAAACCGAGTGGCACGCACCCGCCGCGAAGAAGCTGCCCTTCGGCCGGGAACTTGTCGAGGATTACCTGCTGCCGCTGGCAGCGACCCCGGAGCTCGCCCCACGGATCCGCTATCAGAGCACCGTGACGGACGTCAGTCGGCAGGGGATGGACCGTACCCGGTCCGCCGGACGGAGCTCCACACCGTTCCTGCTGCGGATTCGAACCGGCGACGCAACGACAGAGCAACTCGCGCGTGCCGTCATCGACACCTCCGGTACCTACAGCAGCCCCAACGGACTCACCGCCAGTGGACTTGCGCCTGCCGGAATCGATGGCATCCGTGAACACCTCAGTTCCGCCCTGCCCGACGTCCTCGGGGTCGACCGGGACCGCTTCGCGGGACGGCACACGCTCGTCGTCGGAGCCGGCCACTCCGCAGCGAATACGCTGCTGAAGCTGGCCACCCTCGCGAAGGAGGAGAGCGCCACGACGATCAGCTGGGCCATTCGGGGACGAAGCCCGGTGCGCGCGTACGGGTCGGAGAACGACGAGCTCGAAGCACGCGGCCAGCTCGGCAGCTCAGTACATGAGCTGGTTCGCCAGGGGCGGGTCACGCTGATCGACCAGTTCGAAATCGACGACCTCGAGCCGGCCGCTGACCAGCGTGTTGCCGTGGTCGGTCGCCGCCAGGGGGAGAAGACGAGAGTGGAGGTCGACCGGGTCGTCAACGCGACGGGCTTCCGCCCCAACCTCGAGATGCTGCGGGAAATCCGGCTGTCTCTGGACGAGATCGTTGAAGCCCCTCGCGCCCTCGCCCCGCTGATCGACCCGAACATGCACAGCTGCGGCACTGTCTACCCGCACGGCGTTATCGAACTCGCGCATCCGGAACCGAACTTCTACATCGCCGGAATGAAAAGCTACGGTCGCGCACCGACCTTCCTTCTGGTGACCGGTTACGAACAGGTGCGCTCCATCGCGGATGAGCTCGCGGGCAACCACGGTGCCGCCCGTCGGGTGCAACTCGTGCTGCCAGAGACCGGGGTGTGCGGGCCGTCCTCATCGGCTGGAGGCTGCGGCCCCGACGCCGAGGCACCCGCTTCATCCTGCGGCAGCGCGGTTGAGGCCGAGCCATCCGCTTCATGCTGCGCCCCCGAGGTTGAAGCCGAGGCATCCGCTTCATGCTGCGCCCCCGAGGCCGAGGTCGAGGTTGAGGCCGAGCCATCCGCTTCATCCTGCTGCAGCTAG